Within Vigna unguiculata cultivar IT97K-499-35 chromosome 2, ASM411807v1, whole genome shotgun sequence, the genomic segment CCCAACCCAGTGACCTATTACGTTTTGGTGGTGCACCAAGGACTGGTCCATTTGACCACATTCTCCCACCAAACATGGCCTCACCCTTCAGACACTGCTCACACCAAACCATGCAACTGCAAAaccctccattcttcatgccagaaccaaaccaaaaccaaaaccagaACTACCATGATCACCAACAAGGGTTAATCTCAAACAAGCCATTCCAAGGAATGATACAACTATCTGATCTCAACAACAGCAACACCCCTGCTGCCTCCAACCTCTTCAACCTTCCCTTTCTATCCAACCGAGGCCACACCCCAAACTTCTCCGAGGAACACCACTTCAACCCTACAGAAGCCTCAAATTTCTTCACAGAAGGCACCATAATCGGCACCGATCACCAAACAAGCTCCACTGCCCCTTCTCTTTTCAGCACCGCTCTTCAGAACAGCACCAACATGTCTCACATGTCAGCAACTGCACTGCTCCAAAAAGCTGCTCAAATGGGTGCTGCAAGTTCCAGCACCAACAACAGTGCCTCCTCTCTTTTAAGAAGCCTTGCATCCAAATCTGATCACGGGCCACTCATCGCTGCTGCAAACTACAGCACCATCTTGAACTCCAGCGTGCAAGACATGATCACCCTTCCCGGGTTCGAAGCATATGATCATGGCATCTCTAACAAGGAACCAAAACTCAGCGTTGGAGGCTCTGATAGACTCACCAGGGATTTTCTAGGAGTTgcacagcaacaacaacaacaacgtgGATTTAACTTGAGCTCTTTGGAAGCAGAGACAAACAATGCGGCGCCGTCAGGTCAATCTTTCGGAGGTGGAGCAAACTTTCAGTGAACAAGTACGATAAGGTACGTCAAAACATAAAGTTTCTCACCTTTGACCAAATTTTCATCGTTCTCTCCTATGCATGATTACGCATAAAATGTTATACATATTTGTTGTTTTccttaatctttttatatatatatatatataattcaaaaattgaaacaGTGTTTCTTATCattctattttgatatttataaaacatttttctcaAACACCTGTTGTCGACTTCACAATAGGCTAAAACTTTTGACTATGTAACATGTGAAAATATACTGAAACCAGTAGATTCCCTTTCCAAAGTGTCTTACCTTTTCTGAAAATAttccctttatatatatatatatattctatcttttatattttaatatttttttatatatattttttttctacgtATTCCAATCTACTCTACCTTGGGGTCAAGAGAAAGATTTAAAAATCTTACTTCACACCTCTTTACCTTTTCTCTCTCtgttagtgttttttttttgtttcctttctatGGTGGTGGAGTCGTTAGCATAGACTTCATCATGAAACTGTGAAAGAATAAGTTTGTttcgaaaaagaaaatgatgtttgaaattttgaatattttgtgtGAGAGAAAGGGGCTGTGTTCTGATCCTGACATGTTGTCTTGCATGGGGTGGACAGCGATGTGGTGCAGAACTTTGTTTCTTCTATTGTCTTCTCCTTTTCATTTGGTTtcatttttggatattttagtATATAGGGTTGGCAGAGTCACGAGTGTCCTTCAACCTAATTGGAAGGGCATGGCTGAACATATCCATGCTCCTATCAACTTTGATGCTATTATTTTTTgctctctttcttctctctcactTTCTCTCTTTTAACTCTTAATTACTGAATCAGcaaaatcaaaacatcaaaACCAATGAATTGAACCCTTTGACAACTCTTATAGtgttaaagaaattatttatcaaaagcCACATGCTGTTTTtctacttattttattttatacagttcatttaatataagtttcttcttttcttaCCAAAAAGGCATTGTTTAATAAAAAGGATACCTTgcttttaattatatcaaaaaaattacaaaaaataagatttttttaattatatttatgatttttctgTGTCATTTTATTAAACCAATTGTACtgaaaagttttgaattttaaagttcaacaatttaactaattattatgttaattaatatttaaaataatttattgaaaagtgAGATTAATGAAATACTGTTGTTAAAAATggattaatgttattttatcaGTTAAACAAAGCAGATTTTAGTTTAGTAAAAGATGGTTGTATTAACAAATCATTATTGGAGTATTGACATTTAgcattaattaatattactCAATGtagaattaagtttaaaatgcaGTAAAATAGGTTAAATCaagtaagaagaaaaaaaaaacttttgataGTCACTACATAGGGAAATTGGtcccttaaaataaaaatatatagttttggTTTTTATCAGCACAGATATATCATATAGTTGCTTTAGGCATtgatttaacaaataaaatgcATAATGTCTGGGGTTCTTGTAATATAGTTATCTTTCCTTAGGAATtattttatgacaaaaaaaaaactattttatgtttaattctaCACGTTTTTTAAACTAAGACATGAAACTACTTACTGTATGTGTGTTTTTGTAACTGACaacattttgttataattttattgcaaATCGATTTTAACTATATATCTATAATCTATAAacttttaatattcaataattgataaaaatatcttaGGATGTCTTAAATTCATCATACTTCCAAAATAGGATCTATttgttctaaaaaatatatattttttataattgaaatgatttttttttaatattgttataatgattgtataagttttttatacgaataaaatacaattgaattatcaaaaaagaaatactattttaaaattatatacatttataaatattcattttatttcatgtgaggggaaaaaaatatcaatgaaGAGTACATGTTTATCTCTCCCTCAAGTGCTCtgctaatttaattttattctttgctgataaagaaaataaaaaggacaGGACCTTTACTATcactaaatatgtttttgtttttaatctagtgtcttttttgttttacacATGTTTCCATATTTAGGTATTTTACATGTTCGAAACATCTACTGAGTAAACTATCTTAACaaaccattttatttttagattatttgtATTAAACACTCTTTATTTTAGTTAGATTTGATCTTATGCAAGTTCATTGAATTAGAGACCATCTCATATCCTTGATATAAACATTGTTCTTAATTAACTTTCATCATCTCATCTTAATATTATAAGTTGCATGAACTGTAACCATATTGCTGCAGTTTACTATGTTTTTGTGGGTGACATGGGTAAGAAACAACTTtcatgttttcctttttttcttggAAGGGTGGAGACTAAATATTAGGTTATGTGAGTCTAATATCTTCCTTAGTATCTGCTATATataacaatgtttttttttttattattattaactgaCACTATCCTAAATCTAACAGTTTTTGGACTTTGGTTGCAGGAATGTGAACTTGATCCATTCAAAAAAGTGCATCTATTTGGATCTTCGGGAGCAGCATATTTGGAGTTTCTGTATAGAACGAGCTAGTTTCAAGATTTTCAAACAGTTGAAAATTGACTTCTTCCTTACATCATCGTACTTTGAAAAAAGCATAGACAAATTGGTATTAGGATATTCCAAACAAAACTTGTTTCGAAATTTTCATGGTTTAACTTAATTAGTagatttttctatatattagACAATGCTTTTGATATGAATAATAGTCATATAtctacatatattatttatagttttagtATCATCTACTCCTTtagactgaaaaaaaaaagaagaagaaaaactattgTTTTAAAGCCTCTCAATTCAGCAAAACTATTCTAGTGAGAACTCTCTTatctataaatagaaatttgaaCATCTCAGAGTCAATCAATttgaatttctaaaatttttaattttgtaaaaaaaaagttctaaatatataaacatatctAAATATTTCACATATAACTGTCTAATTTTGAGtacttttacttgtttttttacttaaaatgttatgtaacattaataatacaaatttaattactaCCTTAGATTATTGAACCTCAAATGTcagtgtttttatttattaaaaaaaacaaggaAACAACCAGAAACATATAACCAATTTTATGAACAGTCTCGtcgtttttaaaatattataaccattaataattaaataaattaaatttgtctCTTTTTATACATCTTCTCTAATATATTCTAGAAAGTAAtcaaaccaaaaaaattaagtttagaaAATCATTAGTAAAGAGGTGTGCATTAGCTTATTATGGAACAATGGAAGGAAGAAATTActattaaaatgaaaacaaatgtatTCAATATTGCATGATGGCTGTTTTTCCTTTCCTATTTTTCTATTCGAAAtcctttgttattttttaaaacctcACGTTTGtttttcagaattttttttGGTACATATTTTAGTAGTTTAACTATTCAGAATTCAATAATTGAAGGCACGCATACAAAATATAAGGATATAGTAGCATATTCAAAAGACAGAgttcttaattaaataatataaatcaaaAGTTGTTCAATGCAAATGGAAAgtacaaaataaagaatatatatacatatgcgTAGTTCCGTATTAAATCTCTATTAAAAGATTCTTTCGGATTTAAAATGTAGATATATGATACATATACGTACCTAACTCATGGAGATTAGGCCTTCCATAAATATCTAAGTTTTATACTTGAGTTCTATTGTTTGTTCCTGTcttgtatataataaattggtttATAACTACTATTTGATACCATTTGTGAATCATTTGGCAAAGTTTTGGTGAAGACTTTTTACTTGCTTTATTGTGGGTTATctattaacattttttcttttctttattccaCTCCTTACGTAAAGCTACAAATTTCCTTCTATGAAACTTTCTTTGCCTCTCATTTATGCTGACGATCTAGCTTTTTACTCAGAAAAATAGAATCTAGAAAACCATTCTAAAAATGTATTAGTTGCCACGGAAGATATATCAGTGTTAggttatatttcaaataatttctacTCATACATCTAAAAATATTCATGCATGAACTCTCAAAATCTACTTACACTCAGAAAGGGTAAAAGAACAGCAATTGTGGAAACGTAATTCATATGATATTATATCTtggaaattttatattattatagatgagatcaatttatttatatatatatatatatatatatatataaattaaatgttaatatCACTTTATAAaggaattttataaaattagattagacttaaaattttatttttaatatattatgaaaataagaaaaaagaacatGTATAAATgtctatatattattattctaacaaattatttattgaatagagAGAAACCATGTGTGTGGACAAGAAGATAAAGAGGAATGATAGGTTGAGGATATAGTCAAACAATGAGAATAATTAAGGTCATTCTAGGAAAAAAGGGTAAGAGATACTCTCCAAAGTcattataaaaaagataaacttttaagactaattttgttttataaaatcaCTTTGTAAATTGTAGTATTTATATctacttataatttaattacagGCATCTTCCTGCGCCTCCAACACCTTCTTTTGTActccaaaaaattttaaaatttccacTTTGCCTTTCATTTATaagtaattactttttttttctctctctcattGATCCAcccaattttttctttcaaaggaTGTCGACATCCAGTACCTTATTTTGTCCTACAAATATTGATATCCggtactttattttttttcaatttttatccaTTACAAATGTTGACATCCAgtgttgtaattatttttatatacggatgtcgacatctggtATTCAATTTTGTTCTCGATATTcgtagataaaaataattataacatcgGATGTCGATATCTATAAtggataaaaattgaaaaaaaaaatagagtatcGAATATTAACATCCGTATAACAAAATAAGGTAtcagatgtcgacatctgttAAAAAAGATTGTGAAGTGGATCAgtaagagaaagagaaaaagttgTTACTTTTAATTCAAGAACAAAGtgagaattttagaattttttggAGATACAGAATAAATGGTTGGAGACGAAGGGAGAAGCCGCCTTTAATTACCGTCTATGCTAATAAGAAAGTAGTAAACATTAAAAGATTGGTGAAACAAAAGAAGGGAAAGTATGCAATGTGATAATAGTCATCTGGGCATCATGGCTTCCTGGCCCATCATAGAGAACCTTTGGATTTTACGACAAAAACATGGTTATAAAGCAAAATTGAGAATATAACACCaatcacaaaaagaaaatcatcaaCTTAATTCAAGCTACTAACACTTAAATCAAACACATAAAAATTAACCACATGCACCGATcataaataagatgaaaaattacTATTAAAGTTGTTTATTTGTATACCCTCACTCATCATAGTTGATCTCCCTTCTAAGTCCTATCTCTTGAACTAGAAAATAGGATAAGGTTTGGGAAAGATTGACGTGTTGCAATGTAGTTTAAgggtaaacaaaaaaaatgaagaaggaaAGTATTACaaacatattaataatttaCTTCTCAATCATATAATCCACCTATATGGAGTTGATTATAATATTGAATCTAgactaatacaaaaaaaaaaatttaaatatagtaattttttttgcaTACTGACGCTAAAaggaaataaaacaaataactacaaataaataatattcagtaaaaaaaatcttcatttttaacattaatttaattcatatttcatattatttaaataaatatgataagaGATATTACATCCTCTTTACCATTTCCCCCTTCTATATGAAAACTAGCAAATAGTCTTCATTTACCATTTTCTCCTTATGAAACCCAGCAAATAGTGATCATTTTACTTatataaacaaagataaaaactatatatatgaagaaCCTTTGATGTGCTCctaattatgataataacaaCTTACCACATTCACGCAAGTGAAGTTAATTGCATAGAGGAACCGAGGTTTTGAATGGAAGAATGATgttcatgaaaaagaaaacaagcacactataagaaaattcttgattaatgataaattttagtgACTCAAAATGTCAGGTTtatagagggggtttcactggagagatacaacacaccaatgagacctgagctcaactacataaggcattgacatcactctcaacccaaaattttaagacaatgggtttatgggtctttattcttatatagtgctctactttctcatttctggtcaatgtggaacttagactcacacttgtattcctaacacaaaataattaggtcaccataataatcaatttataaactaaaaattattaataactaatagtttcaaaaaattataactggtctctaaattgataactaaaatagtttctattatgaattggtcactaacattagttacctATGTTTTAGTTACcaaaattgatatctaaattaatatctaattaGTAAATCAATTTCTAAACTAATttctaaacataattttttaatcttaaaatttatcaCTATTTAATGGCATGAATAAGAAGACACATGATTTGGAAATACACCTCAGAAATAGAATGTTGCAAATGTAAAAGCCCGTTGTACATTGCTGTAATTACAATGAATGAAATAGAGGagttttttaattctttaattttacaatattgTAAAAAGACCTCTTTTACTATGATTTTTGGAAGCAATCTAAAAAACTAGTCTAAAAATTATCACCATAATAACAACTTCTATATCAATCACTAAATGTTTCTTcagttatatatgtatatatatatatagttatatatgtatatatatatatatatatatatatagttatatatgtatatatatatatatatatatatatagttatatatgtatatatatatatatatatatatatatatatgttttacagagggggtttcactcgggagaacaacaccaatgagatttGAGCCTAacgacactgacaccactctcaatccaaaaccttaagacaatgggtttatgggtctttattcttatataatgctccactttctcatttttagccaatgtgggacttagaatcacacttggattcctaacaatcttcCCCTCAAGGGTTAGTCCCTTCAaccaattttagaaacaaaaaatagttagttactataataaccaatttagatactattttacaaaataaaaaattatggattactaaaatagttcctattatacataaaaagtcataattggtcactaaattagtcattaattaattagataccaatttagaaactaagtcattttggtagccaaaatctAGGTAGcaaatttttagtgaccaatatCCTCtgattagagatggcaaataaacccgtccccgtgggtattgtccgaacccgtccccgttttgacggggaattcccgcattgattgggtatgggtatggataatccccgactttttcaattgggtatggagatgggtatggggatgtacatatccccgccataatacccgtctccgtttaaattattaaaatatttacaattaattaagtaatgatatatacatatatatatatatatatatatatatatatatatatatatatatatatatatatatatatatatatatatatatatatatatatatatatatatataaagaggattccttcttttgtttcataatttcaactttaccctttacaatgtaattgtttgttaaattttataaaattaacagttacttttacaagattttataaaactatttatttatctttttcttctttttcttctattcatcaataattattttttcatattttctctatacattttattttattttttataaatataattttattttgtttattaacttaataacattacaatatcatcaattaataatataatatcatgcatattcaaAAAATACGTACACACAGACGTGATAACGCCTGTGTTTACCctagtgtgtgtgtgtatatatatatatatatatatatatattactttttatttattctaattatttggtttgtcatcaaactcattcgcatctcaattatatttttcatcttatcataacttttaagtaattatgttaaaaagatgtacgtcaactaaaaaaattttatgtctcacatttgaatatttctattattttataatatttttatttattgtatattttcctttcacatgaaaatatttaatactctcaatttaagtatttaataacaCAAACCTTTGaattactaggtaatataaaaaaaaattacttattattattagtttttttttatttgaataactatcttttttttcgctaaaacaatttttattatttctcaaccattaagtatatatgttgatatttgaaaagttttcttagatcttttTGGTagttttcatcttattatacccttaattatacatttgtttttcttggtgcaatttctttcaatagtatctcaaattgtttataaacattagttaattttttaatatttttatttgttgtttatttttattatgtagaatactatttcgatatattttatctaattatttttattttttaacttattatcaatcatactgtaattttttctctataattgtataaataacttttatttactacaatataaaaatttaagatacAAGAAttgtataattgtataattgtatggatttttttttctctaaaattgtataattgtatgaattttttaacaccATCCAACaaaattgaagttcaaaagatacaagatctatatcaaaattttattattatgattatcatttgttctttgtatcattttgatttagtgatgtattataacttttattagtgtataaacaaacatttaaaatatattttaattttaatatttgttttccttttatatttttttaataatatttttaaattttatcaactaggtttcattaatgtatgcaaatttaataaatatgttggttctcatgagattttatttggtattgtaatctaaaatgtaaacaattataatttattttaaacttttattatgattattattttttctttgtatcattttgatcaaatgatgtattataacttttattagtgtataaaaaagatattcattagaatttaaaagattgaagtaaacaaacattcaaaatatattttaatttgaatatttattttccttctatatttcaaaaaaaatgtttttaaaattttcaattatgtttcattaatatttgcaaatttaataattatttggtcctcatgaaattttatttggtattataatctaaaatgtaaacaattataatttattttaaacttttattatgattattattttttctttgtatcattttgatcaaatgatgtattataacttttattagtatataaaaaagatattcattagaatttaaaagattgaagtagtaaacaaacatttaaaatatattttaatttgaatatttgttttccttttatattttttaaaaaatgtttttaaaaatttcaactatgtttcattaatatttgcaaatttaataattatttggtcctcatgaaaatttatttggtattataatctaaaatgtaaacaattataatttattttaatgtatttgatatcgaagaaacaaccatccttttaatatagaatatttgataatataatgtttcttttaccataattttttattatattttatacaaattaatcaaaattaatattgaagtagtaagaaaacagatatgggtatgggtacgagattatacccgttacccggtggggatggggatgagacaaaagtttgatacccgtggggtttgggtatggggatggggatgaattttttctacggggatgggtatgggattgCGAAACCCgtgcccgccccgccccgttgccatccctaccttTGATACCCAAaccatggtagctaattttaaagaccaatttagtgacaaattataattttttattcataatagtgactattttagtaaccaataatttttatttttgtaaattaatatctaaatcgGTTACTATAGTTActaacactactaaaaattttcatattacatgggaattttcctgcaaatttgttaaaaaaatttgcaagaaaaaatttttttttctgttattttttctaagaattttaattggcaggtaattctttcgtgggtaattatttcctagaaaattataaaactcgcaattatttcctacaaaatttgttgcgaaaattgttttatacaaaatattttgcaaaaaaattggcaacaatttcttgcaattttttttcgtaacaaaatttatgagtattttctgcaaaaaaaaaattcaaaacaaaattgccagaaaatatgagtttttttagtggtgtaataattattaatcactaaaattggtcactatttagAAGTTTTCTTGGATTTTAATCAATTTGAGGATTTCTTCATGCATCTTTGTTGTTgtacaaagaaataaatagaTGAGAAGGAAATAAATTTTGCTAAAATCTTATTACATATTATCAGATATTTGTCCTTTcattatttccttttctttgcACGAGTTAGTTATGTCCTTAACAAACTATTTAAGTCTTTGTTTTTATTGAGAAAggaaaaccaaaaaataatcaTTGTCCATTTTCTCTTTGCTTCTCTTCCTCTAAACTTTTCTCTCTTATTTCTAAAACCTATTTTTTGGTGTTTTCAtttagaaaatggcattttcgtCAATTAAGGGTTGCAATTAGAGTTAATCCATGTCAGGTTTGACCTAATTTTAGGGCGACTTACCCTCAAACTATAAATAGGGGATTGTCTTGTTTGTAAAGACAAATTTGATGAATTGGGAGTTTCTTTGCACCTTTGAATGTGTCAACTCTCATAGTCTTATCTTGGGTGCTCCACCCAAGTGTCAACTATGATCTTATCTTGAGTGTTTAGCTTAAGTGGCGACTCCCCCATCACTCATCTTGACGTTATCCCTAAGTGAAGTGACTTTTTTAGTTCGCTTCGCTCtccatttgattttcatttcgACTTCACCCTCAACTCACATTCCACTTGcattttggtttaatttgtgTTTCCCTTTTTCAATTTCGTGATTCTTATGTGTTTTTGGTTCCTTtcgtacattttttttttctattttttcatccATTCACCGAACCTTGGCAAACAATTTTCTCGATTTTATAATTTGCAACATCAGTATGAGATCCATACAATCATCGATACATTCACGTGTATGGTTGAAAGGttataatatgtaatataatgAAGGTAGTTAGTCGTCAAGATTAAGTCTGGTGTGAGATAAGGAAACCCTAAAACAGTCCAAACCAAACTTGACATACTTAACTTAGGCCTATGTAAGCAGTAGGCCCAAGAAAATACTATATATAGGGTGTATTATTCATGAGGTATGACActtgattaatttattattgcaTTTACTATCTCTGACACCTTATTGAATTAGGCATCAATTGACATTGAAAGTGTCT encodes:
- the LOC114173966 gene encoding protein indeterminate-domain 5, chloroplastic-like — translated: MAAPFSSASLFGIREEDQNQMKQQHSSTTTPSSSSTPAAPPPQKKRRNQPGTPNPDAEVIALSPKTLMATNRFICEVCNKGFQREQNLQLHRRGHNLPWKLKQKSNKEPKRKVYLCPEPTCVHHDPSRALGDLTGIKKHYSRKHGEKKWKCDKCSKKYAVQSDWKAHSKTCGTREYRCDCGTLFSRRDSFITHRAFCDALAQESAREPPNLSSAIGNQLFGNSNNMSLGLSQNLGSQIPSIHDQNAQPSDLLRFGGAPRTGPFDHILPPNMASPFRHCSHQTMQLQNPPFFMPEPNQNQNQNYHDHQQGLISNKPFQGMIQLSDLNNSNTPAASNLFNLPFLSNRGHTPNFSEEHHFNPTEASNFFTEGTIIGTDHQTSSTAPSLFSTALQNSTNMSHMSATALLQKAAQMGAASSSTNNSASSLLRSLASKSDHGPLIAAANYSTILNSSVQDMITLPGFEAYDHGISNKEPKLSVGGSDRLTRDFLGVAQQQQQQRGFNLSSLEAETNNAAPSGQSFGGGANFQ